The sequence TAATCTATACGTATACGAgcgagaattaaaattattatgcgACAAACTATTAATCTATTATCCTAAGCGTGTTAGAAATTTCACAGGATCCTTGAAACTTGATGCGcttcttcgaaataaaaaattggcaaGATTGAATCTTTtatctttaggttgaaaatattcTTAGAGATAGCAGTTCTGTATTTAAGTTTAACGACAGAATCGAATTTTCCAGAAACGCATCGAGTAGATGAAAACAATTCAACTGGTCgtaatgtataaaataaataatgacttGCTTGTCGCGTTTTCCTAGAAACTATCACCGAATAAAGAAGTTAACACAGTCGCAGAACGCAGTTGATACAATCAACTCTTTCATCTATATTTCAATTCTCTTTACCCAAAGCTATTTTTATATTACAGTCGGAATTACTTCAAGATTAATTAAACAATCACTTTAAGCCCTGAATTAACCGAAGCATTGATTGTTACGTCACTACTAATATCTTAAACATCACAGAGAATTTTGTAGATGAaggtaaaaataaataagtttatccCTTTTTGTAGTCTAAGATCCATCAAGAATCGACTGCATCGCCGCTTCCACTTGAATCCCGAAGGACAACACTTTAGCACGCATTCTTTCGATTTTTATCCTGGAGAACAAATATTCGAGTACTAAACTGGATGATGCGACTACGTATATACTTTTAAACACTGTATAAAAGTGTATTGTACGAAGATTAAAAAGTAGTATTTATGAGCTTAAGTACTACGCACAAAGGACGCACTACAATCTAAAGCCAACTCAATGGGTTGTTTCGTATCAGTTTCAAAAGAATTCTCACCATTCACATTTACCTGGCtaagttcaatttcaaattgaacaaaCAGCAAACACGAAAAATCCcacagaaaaaatattattcatataaattttccatataatgttataatatttttaaatagtgtcAATGAAACTTCTTATgatcttgaaaagaaaaaatcgaaagtctaagaaaaatttgaaagaatttaaataattggtaaGTTTAAAGTGAAAGCAAATATCAACCGTTTTCAGTTTCTTGACACAAAGTCTCGACATAAAAATAcgatgaaaaatgacttttttaggTCATTTGGCACAGAGTATATTTCGTATATCATACTCCATCTACGAGTTCCCTATCTTACGGATTTATCATACTGTAGCACTTTCTCTTTAGATTTTAGAACAATGGGGGAGAGAATAAAACATTGAAAACTGACgtaaaaaatcaagtaaaaaaaaacattaccaaAATTATATCGGAAATGAAGGAAATTGCAGGGGTGTGGGTATACAAAGCTTAGAAAGTAAGGCGAGAATGTCCAAAAGACACTCTCGCACGACTAGAGTCGTTAAATTCTCAAATCTCCAGGAGTCtgaaaaaaattgggaatttcACAACACTACTTGCGAGTGAAGAAGCAATTTATCGGTCTTTCATTTCGCTTTATACTCGACGACTGAACTACTGAattggaaatgttaaaaaatatccagACCAAAATCGCGTCAACAATCGCAAAACAACACCAGAACATTTCTTTGAAAAGCTACCTGAAGtatctaaaacattaaaaatatttcgaacttTTCTTCAGGAACGTCAAAAAATAAACCCAGTTAtcattattcaaaaagttaacgAATATGATACAACTTTCCGGCAAAGATCGTGCAAGATTTTGAGATGATAGACAGTACGTTTTTTTGCTTCTGCTAAATgagtttaatcaaaataaaaaaatatataatcactTCCTgcaataaaaagttaaaactaaGAGTTCTTTAAAAGTCGACGTATTCAAATTCGAACCAATAAAATAGTTAGCATTGTGAATTTTTGAATCTGGACGTAAAATTTTGAGCTTTAATATCGAAAGAACAATTTCGATGCATTTAAACTTTGAGAATCTAATTTCTAGTCACTTTTcgatttcaaaatcttcgaatttcaaatttagaaacttGAAATATCGAGACATTTCCAAGCaggaactttaaaattgtaagcGCTTAAACATTTAAATCTCATAATGCATCCAATTCTTCATCCTTTTCCAATTAGgaactttttcaatttcgaaCCCTGAAATGTCTGGTCTTCAAACTCAAAAAATCCAAGTAACTAAAAATTTGCACTGTTGAAACTTTGATACTCGGTTTGAGCTCTAAAATTTCGACTTTTAAAATATGGAGGAAcgaaatgtatatatatatatatcttgtaccaacaatatttttattttaaattaactcaGCGCAGAAgattcctaataataaaattgatctcGAATCGTCTACACAGTTTCCACTTCtttaacctttttgattgaaactggGTTGTAAATGATATTATTCGATACTGCATTATACATGTCACAATGTGTGTAAATGCGAAGCTGAAAAAACAGTGAACATATCGAAAGCCAAAGAACTTAAATCGAAGATCCTTGAAAAGGGAACCTTCGGGCGCTAATCNNNNNNNNNNCAGTGATTCTTTGAGCTGCAGTGAATGTGTTGGTGGTGTCTGTTTGTGTGATTCAAATTCCTTTTATAGTCGTAAGATAAGTAATCGAGGGATCGGGGGTTATGTATGAAGGACTTATTATATCGCGCGAAAACGCGATTAGGACGACGCGGCAACAGCAACGGGAGGAGTGACAAGCTCTGGTTCCGCAGCTGCATCCGCCGCCGCTACTGTCGTATCAACCAGCTTTTTGATCTTGATACTTTCTGACGTCTCCGAATCTCCATTCTGCGATGATGTCGCTTCCGTCGACTTTGACGAGTCTGATTTCTCTGTCTCAGGGATTCCGTTACTTTGTTTCTTCTCACCGTTACTCGTTCCATTGACTTTCTgttcctcctccttctcctcagcCTTCGCTTTCTCAACTTCTGCCTTTCCGTTCTCAACTCCCTTTTCACTCTCGACGGCTTTTCCGTTCTCGACTTCTTTAGCCTTTTCAGCTTCCTTCAACTTCTCTGGAGTTTCGTTTTTCTCCTCGCTCTTTTCTTCTGCCTTCTTCTCACTTCGCAACTCGGGTTGAACCTCCGGCTTTATTTCTTCTTTCGCTTTCTCAACCTCCTTCGTCTTCTCCTCTTTCGCTTTCTCGGCTTCCTTCGATTTCTCCTCTTTCGCTTTCTCGACTTCCTCAGTCTTCTTCTCCTCTTTCACTTTCTCGACTTCTTTCGTCGTCTCCTCTTTCGCTTTCTCGACTTCCTTCGTTTTCTCCTCCTTCGCTTCCTCTACTTTGGAAACGTCACCGTTTTCTTTAATCTCAGGGACCTTCTCTTTTTCGGCTTCTACTTCGGTGGCTTTTTCTACAACTATTTCTGGAATTTTCTCTGCCTTCGGCTCGGGTTTCTTTTCTTCTTTAGTCTCTGCAGCAGCCTTTTCTTCGGTTGCGGCTTCAACGACTTTTTCGACCTTCTCTACTTTCTCTTCCGTGACTTCAGGTTGCTCGACTTTCGCACTAGATTCGGATTTCGTCGCTTCAGTCTCAGGTTTCAGCTCCGGCGTTTCCTTATCTTCAGTCTTGCTCTCGGGAATAGTAACTGGTTTTGATTCGGATTCTCCCACTTTCTCGGTTTCagtctcttttttttcttctggGAGATTTTCCTTTGTTTTCTCGACGACAACAGGCGTTTCGACCTTCTCAACAACCTCCTGAGGTTTCGCGACTTTGTCGGGTTCGTCAACCACCATCTCTTCGTCTTTTTTATCGTCAGCTGTTGTGGGCTCTACTTTAGGAGGTTCGGCGCTTGTCGCATCTGTGGACTTTTCTTTGGACTCTTCTTCGACAGAGGATTTTTTCGATTCTTCCACTGCAACTTCGGTCTTCTCTTCTTCCTTCTGCTCAGCTTCAACTACAACTTTTGATTCCTTGTCTTCAGACTTTGCTGCCGTCTCTGGTTTTTTAGCAGTTTCAGCCAAAATGTCCTCCGAAGTATCCATTGGCTCGCAGGGGCTTTCATCAGTCTTACTATCGGTTTCGCTCTTATCGTTCACTTCAGTCTTACCGTTAATTTCTTTCTTGGAAGTTTCTTCGACTGCTACTGCATCCTTCTTTTCTTCACAAGTGTCCACCTTTTGTCGCTTGCTGGAGGACTGAAAAGATATGTCCTCGAAGGATGTGATTGTGGAGAAGGCGGACTTTTCCTCTTCGTTGAGAGGTGCATTGCCTTTACGAACG comes from Belonocnema kinseyi isolate 2016_QV_RU_SX_M_011 chromosome 5, B_treatae_v1, whole genome shotgun sequence and encodes:
- the LOC117173050 gene encoding enolase-phosphatase E1-like — protein: MAGEKRSKDSDEVVRAETTILLDIEGTTTSISFVKDTLFPYVRDNLKKYVDEKWDQEEFKADFEKLKEQAKKDEEAKVTGFVPISGTTPEEEKESLVKNILWQMDEDRKTGALKQLQGRMWRQAYESGAVKGHVYEDVPKALESWTDAGRKIYIYSSGSVEAQKLLFSHSQSNDLTKYLSDYFDTEVGAKVEAASYKNILSKLNVDATSVLFLTDIVKEAQAAKEAGIAATIVVRKGNAPLNEEEKSAFSTITSFEDISFQSSSKRQKVDTCEEKKDAVAVEETSKKEINGKTEVNDKSETDSKTDESPCEPMDTSEDILAETAKKPETAAKSEDKESKVVVEAEQKEEEKTEVAVEESKKSSVEEESKEKSTDATSAEPPKVEPTTADDKKDEEMVVDEPDKVAKPQEVVEKVETPVVVEKTKENLPEEKKETETEKVGESESKPVTIPESKTEDKETPELKPETEATKSESSAKVEQPEVTEEKVEKVEKVVEAATEEKAAAETKEEKKPEPKAEKIPEIVVEKATEVEAEKEKVPEIKENGDVSKVEEAKEEKTKEVEKAKEETTKEVEKVKEEKKTEEVEKAKEEKSKEAEKAKEEKTKEVEKAKEEIKPEVQPELRSEKKAEEKSEEKNETPEKLKEAEKAKEVENGKAVESEKGVENGKAEVEKAKAEEKEEEQKVNGTSNGEKKQSNGIPETEKSDSSKSTEATSSQNGDSETSESIKIKKLVDTTVAAADAAAEPELVTPPVAVAASS